CCGGCTCACCATTTGCGTCGTATGGCATGTCTTCAATTGGTTTGATCGCTGAGATAACACCTTTGTTACCGTGACGACCCGCCATCTTGTCACCTGGCTGGATCTTACGTTTGATCGCCAGATAAACTTTAACAATCTTCAGTACGCCAGGTGCCAGGTCGTCACCAGTCTGCAACTTGCGCTTCTTATCTTCGAACTTATCATCCAGCTGCTTACGACGATCGATCAGAGATTGTTCGGCCTTTTCCAGCACCTCAACCAGAGACTCTTCCTGTGGACGAATCTTGAACCAGTCATCACCGGACAGGTTTTGCAGATACTCTTCCGTCAGTACCGCACCTTTGGCTAAACCAGGTGCTGCATTCACAGTCTGACCAACCAGAGCTCGCTGCAGACGCTCATAAGTAGCGCCCTGAACAATACGCATCTCTTCGTTCAGGTCTTTACGGATTTCGTCCAGCTGAGACTGTTCGATCTCCAGTGCACGTGCGTCTTTTTCAACGCCGTCACGGGTAAATACCTGCACGTCGATAACCGTACCCGTGGTACCGGTCTTAACACGCAGAGAGGTGTCTTTAACGTCAGAGGCCTTTTCACCGAAAATTGCACGCAGCAGTTTTTCTTCCGGAGTCAGCTGAGTTTCACCTTTAGGTGTCACCTTGCCAACCAGGATATCGCCCGGCTTAACTTCAGCACCGATATAAACGATACCGGACTCGTCCAGCTTGTTCAGCGCAGACTCACCAACGTTTGGAATATCGGAAGTAACTTCTTCAGCACCCAGCTTGGTATCACGTGCCACACAGGTCAGTTCCTGAATGTGGATAGTGGTTAGACGGTCTTCCTGAGCAACACGCTCAGACAACAGGATGGAATCCTCAAAGTTGTAACCATTCCAAGGCATGAACGCCAAACGCAGATTCTGACCCAGCGCCAACTCACCCAAATCAACAGACGGACCATCTGCCATAATGTCGCCACGATTAATGATATCGCCGGCTTTGACCAGAGGCTTCTGGTTAATACAGGTGTTCTGGTTAGAACGGGTGTATTTAGTCAGGTTATAGATGTCCACACCGGCTTCGCCAGCCATGGTCTCTTCGTCACGGACTTTTACCACGACACGAGATGCATCCACGGAGTCGATTACACCACCACGCTTAGCAACCACACACACACCGGAGTCGGCTGCAACCGCCCGCTCAATACCGGTGCCTACGAAAGGCTTCTCGGATTTCAGCGTTGGCACAGCCTGACGTTGCATGTTCGATCCCATCAATGCCCGGTTAGCATCGTCGTGCTCCAGGAATGGAATCAGGGAAGCAGCGATCGATACAACCTGACGTGCAGAAACGTCCATCAGGGTTACATTGTCCGGGGACATGACCGTGGTGTCGTTCTTATGACGTACAGAAATCAAATCACCTTGCAGACGACCTTCTTCGTCCGTCGGTACCGACGCCTGTGCAATAACGTAGTCTGCTTCTTCAATCGCAGATACGTAGATAATTTCGTCAGTAACAACGCCGTTGTTCACTTTACGGTACGGGGATTCCAGGAAACCGTATTCGTTAGTACGGGCGTATGTTGCCAGCGAGTTAATCAGACCAATGTTTGGACCTTCAGGAGTTTCAATCGGACATACACGGCCGTAGTGGGTGTTGTGTACGTCACGCACTTCGAAACCAGCACGCTCACGGGTCAGACCACCAGGGCCTAATGCAGAAATACGACGCTTGTGAGTTACCTCAGACAGCGGGTTGTTCTGATCCATAAACTGAGACAACTGAGAAGAACCGAAGAATTCTTTAACAGCAGCAGCAACCGGTTTGGCGTTGATCAGATCCTGAGGCATCAGACCTTCAGACTCTGCCATTGACAGACGCTCACGCACAGCACGTTCAACACGCACCAGACCTACGCGGAACTGGTTCTCAGCCATTTCACCAACAGAACGGATACGACGGTTACCGAGGTGGTCGATATCATCAACAACACCGTTACCGTTACGGATCTCGATCAGAGTACGCAGCACCTCAATGATATCGCCTTTATCGAGAACACCTGCACCTAAAATCTCTTCTCGACCGATTCGACGGTTGAACTTCATACGACCGACCGCAGACAGGTCATAGCGCTCGTCAGTGAAGAACAGATTTTCAAACAGGGCTTCCGCAGACTCTTTGGTTGGCGGCTCGCCCGGGCGCATCATGCGATAAATTTCTACCAATGCTTCCAGCTGATTGCTGGTTGGGTCAGTTCGCAAGGTATCGGACAGGAACGGACCACAGTCCAGCTCGTTGGTATAAATCGTTTCGAACGCATCAATGCCTGCCTCAGAAATAGTTCCGAGTAATTCAGCAGAAATTTCAGCGTTCGCTGGTGCCAGGACTTCACCGGTACGACCATCAACAATGTCTTTTGCCGTGGCTTTGCCCAACAGATATTCTGCCGGAACCTGCAGCTCTTCAACGCCAGCTTTTTCCAGCTGACGGATATGGCGTGCAGTGATACGACGA
The DNA window shown above is from Saccharospirillaceae bacterium and carries:
- the rpoB gene encoding DNA-directed RNA polymerase subunit beta, which encodes MAYSYTEKKRIRKDFGKLPNVMDVPYLLAIQIDSYRKFLQQGANAEDRIDLGLHAAFKSVFPIVSYSGNAALEYVSYRLGTPTFDEKECMLRGVTYAAPLRVKVRLIIYDKESSTKAIKDIKEQEVYMGEMPLMTDNGTFIVNGTERVIVSQLHRSPGVFFDHDKGKTHSSGKLLYNARVIPYRGSWLDFEFDPKDLVYVRIDRRRKLPASILLRALGYSTEEILAEFFENDSYRLTADGALLKLIPNRLRGETAAFDIMDNDSNVIVESGRRITARHIRQLEKAGVEELQVPAEYLLGKATAKDIVDGRTGEVLAPANAEISAELLGTISEAGIDAFETIYTNELDCGPFLSDTLRTDPTSNQLEALVEIYRMMRPGEPPTKESAEALFENLFFTDERYDLSAVGRMKFNRRIGREEILGAGVLDKGDIIEVLRTLIEIRNGNGVVDDIDHLGNRRIRSVGEMAENQFRVGLVRVERAVRERLSMAESEGLMPQDLINAKPVAAAVKEFFGSSQLSQFMDQNNPLSEVTHKRRISALGPGGLTRERAGFEVRDVHNTHYGRVCPIETPEGPNIGLINSLATYARTNEYGFLESPYRKVNNGVVTDEIIYVSAIEEADYVIAQASVPTDEEGRLQGDLISVRHKNDTTVMSPDNVTLMDVSARQVVSIAASLIPFLEHDDANRALMGSNMQRQAVPTLKSEKPFVGTGIERAVAADSGVCVVAKRGGVIDSVDASRVVVKVRDEETMAGEAGVDIYNLTKYTRSNQNTCINQKPLVKAGDIINRGDIMADGPSVDLGELALGQNLRLAFMPWNGYNFEDSILLSERVAQEDRLTTIHIQELTCVARDTKLGAEEVTSDIPNVGESALNKLDESGIVYIGAEVKPGDILVGKVTPKGETQLTPEEKLLRAIFGEKASDVKDTSLRVKTGTTGTVIDVQVFTRDGVEKDARALEIEQSQLDEIRKDLNEEMRIVQGATYERLQRALVGQTVNAAPGLAKGAVLTEEYLQNLSGDDWFKIRPQEESLVEVLEKAEQSLIDRRKQLDDKFEDKKRKLQTGDDLAPGVLKIVKVYLAIKRKIQPGDKMAGRHGNKGVISAIKPIEDMPYDANGEPVDIVLNPLGVPSRMNVGQIMETHLGMAAKGLGVKIDRMIKEQQEIAKMRELLNEIYNGGDGRIEDLDSFSDAEIMELANNLRKGVPMATPAFDGAKESEIKRMLRLADIPDSGQVTLFDGRTGEAFDRPVTVGYMYMLKLNHLVDDKMHARSTGSYSLVTQQPLGGKAQFGGQRFGEMEVWALEAYGAAYTLQEMLTVKSDDVAGRTKMYKNIVDGDHRMEAGMPESFNVLVKEIRSLGIDIELENE